Proteins encoded together in one Anguilla anguilla isolate fAngAng1 chromosome 9, fAngAng1.pri, whole genome shotgun sequence window:
- the LOC118235367 gene encoding LRRN4 C-terminal-like protein isoform X1, with translation MILYSDTMASKRTQSYIIVPFILALSGSYAEKRLAEGNGTKTLIHPQAFEVLGLDPDEDYSNYKDPTPLPTNPPLSTKVGKPEHCDYDHCRDQQRPCMELLAASGCQCPGLSGPQEVPEAPFLKQVVQQGSEVVVKWCAPASTVSHYQIVVKGREPLVFTGISRKGVLKDLEAGAEVCVEAVNAAGVSSPVRHSCVTYQPEKDGSLALKAGLIGGALGLLLLIALLIFLLWRRKACGKSGGESFTHATDGATL, from the exons ATGATCCTTTATTCAG ACACAATGGCTTCCAAAAGGACTCAGTCCTACATAATCGTCCCCTTCATACTGGCCCTGTCCGGCAGTTATGCAGAAAAACGTCTCGCAGAGGGAAATGGCACGAAAACCTTGATCCACCCTCAAGCTTTCGAAGTGTTGGGGCTGGATCCTGATGAAGACTACAGCAATTATAAGGACCCTACCCCACTACCGACTAACCCTCCACTTTCCACCAAGGTGGGAAAACCCGAACACTGTGACTATGACCATTGCCGTGACCAGCAACGGCCTTGTATGGAGCTCTTAGCCGCCAGTGGGTGCCAGTGCCCTGGGCTGAGCGGCCCACAGGAGGTCCCTGAGGCCCCTTTTCTGAAGCAAGTGGTCCAGCAAGGGTCGGAGGTGGTGGTTAAATGGTGTGCTCCAGCCTCCACCGTGTCCCATTACCAGATTGTGGTGAAGGGTCGAGAGCCCTTGGTGTTTACAGGAATATCAAGGAAGGGAGTGCTGAAGGACCTGGAGGCCGGGGCGGAGGTATGTGTGGAGGCAGTGAATGCAGCTGGGGTCAGCAGTCCAGTGCGACACTCTTGCGTGACTTACCAGCCGGAGAAAGATGGCAGCCTGGCCCTGAAGGCTGGGCTCATAGGAGGAGCGCTGGGGTTGCTGCTCCTCATCGCCCTGCTCATCTTCCTGCTCTGGAGAAGAAAGGCTTGTGGGAAATCTGGAGGCGAGAGCTTCACTCATGCTACTGATGGAGCGACTCTCTGA
- the LOC118235367 gene encoding LRRN4 C-terminal-like protein isoform X2, with protein MASKRTQSYIIVPFILALSGSYAEKRLAEGNGTKTLIHPQAFEVLGLDPDEDYSNYKDPTPLPTNPPLSTKVGKPEHCDYDHCRDQQRPCMELLAASGCQCPGLSGPQEVPEAPFLKQVVQQGSEVVVKWCAPASTVSHYQIVVKGREPLVFTGISRKGVLKDLEAGAEVCVEAVNAAGVSSPVRHSCVTYQPEKDGSLALKAGLIGGALGLLLLIALLIFLLWRRKACGKSGGESFTHATDGATL; from the coding sequence ATGGCTTCCAAAAGGACTCAGTCCTACATAATCGTCCCCTTCATACTGGCCCTGTCCGGCAGTTATGCAGAAAAACGTCTCGCAGAGGGAAATGGCACGAAAACCTTGATCCACCCTCAAGCTTTCGAAGTGTTGGGGCTGGATCCTGATGAAGACTACAGCAATTATAAGGACCCTACCCCACTACCGACTAACCCTCCACTTTCCACCAAGGTGGGAAAACCCGAACACTGTGACTATGACCATTGCCGTGACCAGCAACGGCCTTGTATGGAGCTCTTAGCCGCCAGTGGGTGCCAGTGCCCTGGGCTGAGCGGCCCACAGGAGGTCCCTGAGGCCCCTTTTCTGAAGCAAGTGGTCCAGCAAGGGTCGGAGGTGGTGGTTAAATGGTGTGCTCCAGCCTCCACCGTGTCCCATTACCAGATTGTGGTGAAGGGTCGAGAGCCCTTGGTGTTTACAGGAATATCAAGGAAGGGAGTGCTGAAGGACCTGGAGGCCGGGGCGGAGGTATGTGTGGAGGCAGTGAATGCAGCTGGGGTCAGCAGTCCAGTGCGACACTCTTGCGTGACTTACCAGCCGGAGAAAGATGGCAGCCTGGCCCTGAAGGCTGGGCTCATAGGAGGAGCGCTGGGGTTGCTGCTCCTCATCGCCCTGCTCATCTTCCTGCTCTGGAGAAGAAAGGCTTGTGGGAAATCTGGAGGCGAGAGCTTCACTCATGCTACTGATGGAGCGACTCTCTGA